CGGCGGCCTGTTCGGCGCCGGGCTGGGCGGCGGGCGGCCGGACCAGGTGCCGGTGGCCAAGAGCGACTTCATCGCCGCCGCGATCGGTGAGGAGCTCGGTCTCTTCGGCCTGGTCGCGATGATCGTGATCTACCTGGTGCTGGTCGAGCGGGGGCTGCGCACCTCGCTGGTCGTCCGGGACGGCTTCGGCAAGCTGCTGGCCGCCGGGCTGGCCTTCTCCCTCGCCTGGCAGGTCTTCGTCGTCCTGGGCGGTGTCACCGGCCTGCTGCCGCTCACCGGGCTGACCACGCCCTTCCTGGCCTACGGCGGCTCGTCCCTGGTCGCCAACTTCGGGCTCGTCGCGCTGCTGGTGCGGATCAGCGACGCCGCCCGCCGCCCGGCGGCCACCGCGGCGGCCACGCCGCCGAAGCTCACCGACGCACCGACCGAGGTGGTGCAGCCGTGAACGCCCCGCTGCGCAAGGTCGCGATCAGCGTGCTGGTGCTGTTCACCCTGCTGATCGTCAACGTGAACGTGATCCAGGTGATCCGCGCGGAGAGCCTGCGGGAGAACCCGCGCAACACCCGGGTGCTCACCGACGAGTACGGCCGGGAGCGCGGCGCGATCGTCGTCGGCGGCAACGAGATCGCCTCCTCCGTCGAGACCACCGACACGCTGCGGTACCTGCGCACCTACGCGAACGGGCCGCTGTACGCCCCGGTCACCGGGTTCTACTCGGTGCTGTTCGGCAACCGGGGCATCGAGCGGGCCGAGGACGACGTCCTCAGCGGCACGGACGACCGGCTCTTCGGCCGGCGGCTGGCCGACCTGTTCACCGGCCGCGACCCCTCCGGCGGCAACGTCGAGCTGACCCTCGACCCCGCCGTGCAGGAGGCGGCGATGGCCGGCCTCGAGGGGCGGGTGGGTGCGGTCGTCGCCCTCGACCCGTCCACCGGGGCCGTGCTCGGCCTGGCCAGCACGCCGACCTACGACCCGAACCTGCTCTCCAGCCACGACCCCGCCGCGATCCGCGCCTACGACGAGCAGCTGGACGCGCTGGAGACCGACCCCCGGGTCAACCAGGCCATCTCCGAGCGCTACGCGGCCGGGTCCATCTTCAAGGTGGTCGTCGCCGCCGCGGCGCTGGCCACCGGCGACTACACGCCGGACACCGTGATCCCCGCGCCGCAGGACTACGTCCTGCCGGGCACCGACACCGACCTGCAGAACTTCGGCAACGAGCCGTGCAGCCCGACCGGCGAGCAACCGCTGATCGAGGCGCTCACCATCTCCTGCAACACCGCCTTCGCCCAGCTCGGCATCGAGCTCGGCGAGGACGCCCTCCGGGAGATGGCCGAGGCGTTCGGCATCGACGGCGAGGAGCGCCAGATCCCCCTGGACGTGGCAGGCAGCACGATCGGCGAGATCGACGGCGACGCCGCCCTCGGGCAGACCTCGATCGGCCAGCTGGACGTGGCCCTGACCCCGATGCAGGCCGCGATGATCGCCGCCGCGGTGGCCAACGACGGCGTGCTGATGAACCCCTACCTGGTGGAGTCGGTCCAGGCCCCGGACCTGTCGGTCCTCGACCAGACCGAGCCCGAGCCGCTGTCGGAGCCGTTCTCCGAGGAGGTCGCCGACCAGCTCACCGCGATGATGACCAACGTCGTCGACGAGGGCACCGGCCGGCGCGCGCAGATCAGTGGCGTCGAGGTGGCCGGCAAGACCGGCACGGCGGAGAACGCCGGCCCGGACCACAACTGGTTCATCGGCTTCGCCCCCGCCGAGGACCCGAGCATCGCGGTGGCGGTCTTCATCCGCAACGGTGGCGGCACCGGCGGGGACATCTCCGCCCCGATCGCCCGCTCGGTCATCGAGGCCCACCTGCAGGGCCGCGGCTGATGGCCGTGCGCCTCGGCAGCCTGCTGGCCGGCCGCTACGAGATCACCGCCCCCATCGCCACCGGCGGGATGGGCGAGGTATGGCAGGCCCGCGACCGCACCCTCGGCCGGATCGTGGCCGTCAAGGTGCTGCGCAGCGAGTACACCGGCGACTCGAGCTTCCTCATCCGCTTCCGCAACGAGGCCCGGCACACCGCCGCCCTGTCCCACCCGAACATCGCCTCGGTCTACGACTACGGCGAGACCACGGAGGACGGCCAGCGGCTGGCCTACCTGATCATGGAGTTCGTCGAGGGCAAGCCGCTGGTCACCATCCTGGCCGAGCGCGGGCGGCTCACCGCCGAACAGACCCTCGACGTCCTCGGCCAGGCCGGTGACGGCCTGTCCGCGGCGCACGCCGCCGGCATGGTGCACCGGGACATCAAGCCCGGGAACCTGCTCGTGCGACCCGACGGCGTGGTCAAGCTGACCGACTTCGGCATCGCCTACGCCCGTGACGCCGCGCCCCTCACCCGCACCGGCATGGTCGTCGGCACCGCGCAGTACCTCTCCCCCGAGCAGGCCCAGGGGCACGTGGTGACCGCCGCCTCCGACGTCTACTCGCTCGGCGTGCTCGGGTATGAGTGCATCGCGGGCGTGCGTCCGTTCGACGGCGAGTCGCAGGTGGCGATCGCGCTGGCGCAGATCAACCGCCCCCCGCCCCCGATGCCCGCGGACGTGCCGTGGCAGGTGCGGGCCCTGATCGAGCGCGCCCTGGCCAAGGACCCCGCGGCACGCTTTCCCGACGGCGCGGCCTTTGCCTCAGCGGTGCGGCAGGTGGCGGCCGGTGGCCCCGTGCCCGCAGCCACCGCCATGACCCAGGTGGTCGGGGACGACGGCACGGCGACCACGATGTTGCCGGCGACCGGCCCGGGCACCACCGTGAGCCCCTCCACCGCACCCCGCACCATGCCACCGCTGCACGGGCCCCCGGTCGACGGCGACGGGACGGGCACCTGGACCGACGGCGACGCCGACCCGCACGACGCCCGGCGCACCCGCCTGCTGTGGGCCGCCACGGCGCTGGCCCTCGTCGGGCTGGTCGCCGCCGCGGTGTTCCTGGTCCTCAGCCGGTCCGAGGAGCCGGGTGGCTCGGCCGCGCCGAGTGGCACCACCTCCCCCGCGACCTCCGCACCGGCCACCACCAGTGCCGCCGGCACCATCGCCTTCGACGTGGCCGGCTACGTCGGGGAGGACGCCGACGACGTCGCGGAGGAGCTCGAGGCGCTGGACCTCGAGGTGCGGCAGCGGGAGGCCACCGCGGAGGAGCTGGCGACAGCCGGCGTCGCGCTGGCGGAGGACGCCGTCGTGACCGCTGACCCGGCGCGCGCCACCCTCGCACCGGGCGAGCGGGTCACGCTCGCCGTCGCGGCCGCGGCCTACGACCCCCAGGCCGGGGAGGACGCCGAGCCGAGCAGTCCGCCGACGTCGGCGGCCCCCACGTCGGAGGCCGAGGACGAGGGCGAGGACGGCAGCGGCACCACCCCGACGACCGCCACGGTGACCGCGACGGTCACGCGCAGCCCGACCAGCGCGAGCAACACGAGTTCGTCGGCACCGCCGACGAGCACCGCCCCCACCAGCACCCCCGCAACCAGTTCGGTCGAGCCGGCTCCGGAGCCCACCGTCTCCCCGAACGCGGACGCACCGGTGTCGACGTCGGCGAGCATCGCGAGCACCCAGTGACACACGCGTCCCCCGGCGCTCGCGTCGCGCCTGCCGCGAGCCGGCCAGCGATTAGGCTCCGCGACGGCGTACCGCTCCCCGGTCCAGCCGTCCCGGAGCCGCGACCGCCGCACCGCACCACCCGAGAGGACCACCGATGACCACCCCCCAGGTGCTCGGCGAGCGCTACGAGATCGGCGGGGTGCTCGGCCGCGGCGGCATGGCGGAGGTGCACCGGGGGCGCGACCTCCGGCTGGGCCGGGAGGTCGCGGTCAAGGTGCTGCGCCAGGACCTCGCCCGCGACCCGTCGTCGCAGGTCCGGTTCCGGCGTGAGGCCCAGGCCAGCGCATCGCTGAACCACCCGGCGATCGTCGCGGTCTACGACACGGGGGAGGACCGCACCGCCACCGGCGCGACCCCCTACATCGTCATGGAGTACGTGGAGGGCGACACCCTGCGCGACGTCCTCCGCCGCGAGCGGCGCCTGCCCCCCGAGCGGGCCATGTCGCTCACCGCCGACATCTGCGCGGCGCTGGACTTCAGCCACCGGAACGGCATCGTGCACCGGGACGTGAAGCCCGGCAACGTCATGATCACGCCCCAGGGCACCGTCAAGGTCATGGACTTCGGCATCGCCCGGGCGGTCTCCGACTCCGCCGCGACGATGACCTCCACGGCCGCCGTGATCGGCACCGCCCAGTACCTCTCCCCCGAGCAGGCCCGCGGCGAGGGCGTCGACGCCCGCTCCGACGTCTACTCCGCCGGGTGCCTGCTGTACGAGCTGGTCACCGGCACCCCGCCTTTCACCGGCGACTCCCCCGTCGCCGTCGCCTACCAGCACGTGCGGGAGGACCCCCGGACGCCGTCGTCGATCAACCCGGAGATCACCCCGGAGCTCGACGCCATCCTGCTCAAGGCGATGAGCAAGAACCCGGCCAACCGCTACCAGTCCGCCGCCGACATGCGCGCGGACCTGCTGCGGGCCGTGGCCGGCCAGCGGGTCGAGGCCACGCCGGTGATGAGCGACGCCGAGAAGACCACGATCATCGGCGTCACCCCCGGCGGGTACGGCAACGACGAGTGGGACGACGGACGGACCGAGGACAACCGCCGGCGCAACCGGGTCATCGCCGTCGTCGTCGCCGTCGTCCTGCTGGTCGCCGCCGGCGTGGGCCTGGCGCTGGCCCTGAACTCCGGGTCCGGCGAGCCCGACGCCCCGGTGGTGCAGCAGGTCCCGGTGCCGGACCTGGTCGGTGACCCGCAGGCCGACGCCGAGGCCGAGATCCTGGCCGCCGGCCTGACGGTCGGCACGGTCACCCGCGAGCCGAGCACCCAGGCCGAGGAGGACACGGTCCTCAGCTCCAACCCGGGCGCGGGCACCGAGGTCGACCCGGAGGAGCCGGTGGACCTGGTCGTGGGGGGTGGCCCCAACACCATCGCCGTGCCGAACGTGCTGGGCGACGACCAGGACGAGGCGATCGACCGGCTCGAGGGCGCCGGCTTCACCGGCAGCACGAGCACCGACCAGGTCGACAGCCTGCAGCCCGCCGGCACGGTCGTGGCGCTCGACCCCGCGCCGGGCAGCCAAGCCGCCCCGGACGTGTCGTTCCGGCTGAGCATCTCCACGGGCTCGATCACCCTGCCCGATGTGCGCCGGCTCACCGAGCCGGCCGCCCGGGAGGCCCTCGTGGACGCCGGGATCGACAACGGCGTCATCGTCCCGAACAACGTCGAGCGGGACGACGCCACGCCGGGCACCGTCGTCGACACCGACCCGGGCCCGCGGGCCTCGGTGTCGGCGGGCGAGACGGTCACCCTGCTGATCGCCGTCCCGACCCCGGCGGAGCCGACCCCCACGCCGACGCCGACGCCGACGCCGACAGCGGCGGCGACCCCGACGGCGACTTCGTCGACCCCGGCTGCGCCGACGGGCCAGGTCACCCCGCCGGCGCAGCCCACCAGCTGAGCTGAGCCGCTCGCGGGGCCGGCTCAGCTCCTGATGGTGCTGAGCCGGGGTCGGCTCAGCTCCTGATGGTGCTGAGCCGGGGTCGGCTCAGACCGTGACGGTGCTGAGCCGGCGGGCGGTGGCTGCCGCGGCCTCGACCCGCGCCGGGTCCGGGGCCAGCCCACAGCCGGACAGCCAGTTGGCCAGCAGTTGGTGCCCGCCCTCGGTGAGCACCGACTCGGGGTGGAACTGCACCCCCTCGATCGGCAGCTCGCGGTGCCGCAGCGCCATCACGATGCCCGACGGCGTGCGTCCGGTGACCTCCAGCTCGGCCGGGACGCTGTCGGACTCCACCGCGAGCGAGTGGTACCGCGTGGCATTGAACGGGCTGCCCAGCCCGGCCAGCACGCCCACGCCCTCGTGCACCACCTGGCTGGTCTTGCCGTGCAGCAGCTCCGGAGCCCGGCTCACGACGCCACCGAAGGCCTCGGCGATGGCCTGGTGCCCCAGGCAGACCCCGAGCGCCGGCAGTCCGGCGTCCGCGGCGGCCTGCACCATCGGCACGGTCACGCCGGCGTCGACCGGTGTGCCGGGGCCCGGGGAGAGCAGCACCCCGGCGACGTCCAGGTCGGGGAGCTCGTCGACGGTGACCGCGTCGTTGCGGCGCACCACGCTGGGCACCCCGAGCTGCCCCAGGTACTGGACGAGGTTGTAGACGAAGCTGTCGAAGTTGTCGACGACGAGCACCGGCCGCACGGCGGGCAGGCTCATCGCTGGACACTCACGTCGGTGCGGGGCACGAGGGCTCGATCTCCAGAGGGCGGTGGGCGGCGACCCGGGTGGGTCCCCGCGGGCTCAGGTGTACACGGAGGGCCGTGCGCCGTCACCCTGACCGGGGACGGCCGCCTCAGGACGGCTCAGCCGGCGCTGGCGTACTGCATGTCCAGGGCGCCGTCGTAGGCCGGCAGCGTCAGCTGGTCCTGGTCCTCGACGTCGAAGGTCAGCCCGTAGGCGTCGGCCGCCTCCTGGAAGACCTGGACGCCCGGGGAGGCGGCGAGCTCCTCCCGCATCGCGTCGCCTTCCCCGACGGCGGTGATCACGTAGGGCGGGGAGTACGTCCGGCCGTGCAGGAGCAGGGTGGGGCCGACGCAGATGACGGCGCTGGTGGCGACCAGCCGCTGCCCCATGATGGCCACCCCGTCGGCGCCGGCGGCCCACAGCGCGTTCACGACCCCCTGGACGTCGGACTGGTGGATCACCAGGTTGTCCGGGTTCTCCTCGGTCGGGGTCGTCCCGGAGGACTGGCGCGGGGCGTCGTCCAGCTCGATGGACAGCCCCGGCCCGGTGAGCTCGGCGAGGCCGGCGGACCCGATCCCGGGGGCAGCACCCTGCTGCACGGCGGCGACCTCGCCGTTCCGCGAGGCGGCCAGGTCGGTGAGCGCCTGCACCTGCAGCTGCAGGGCGGCCAGCTCGGCCTGCTGGCCGGCGACGGTGGAGTCACGCTCCTCGATCAGCGCCGACAGCTCGGTGACCTCCCCGCCCCGCAGGTCGGTGCCCTGCGCGGTCTTGCCGGAGGTGGCGAACAGCAGACCGGCGGCCAGGGCGACGACGGGCACGAGCCCGACCCACGGGTCGAACCGACGGGGGGCCCCGCTGCGGGTCATGCACACCTCCTGGTGTCGGCGCCCACCCCGGAGGGGCGAACAGGGGTGACGCCGCCGCGGCACGGGGCGGGATGGCTGGCCTCTCAGCTTAGGCTGGTGGGCGTTCACGCCGGGGCGTCAGGCCACCGGCCCGGGAGGGAGTCCGCCAGGTGCCCAAGTCGAAGGTGCGCAAGAAGTCGGTCTACACGCCGCCGGAGGGCGTGCTGCCCACCAGCGCGGCCCGGGCCCAGTCCGCGCAGCCGAGCCCGCGGTGGTACGCCCCGGTGATGGTCGCGCTGATGCTCATCGGCCTGCTGTGGATCGTCGTCTACTACGTCGCCGGCGACCGGATCCCGCTCATGACGACGCTGGGCCCGTGGAACTTCGCCATCGGCTTCGGCGCCATGGTCGCCGGGTTGATCATGTCGATGCGCTGGCGCTGACACCCGCGCCCGGTCCGACCGACAGGCCCTCGTCCCTCCGGGACGGGGGCCTTCGTCGTGCGGGCCCCGGGACGAGGCCTCCGTCCTGCGCGGGGGCCCTCCGCCTGCGGACGTCGAGACGCGGTCCTCGTCCCGCGGACCGCCAGCACCGGCGCCCGTGGCCTGTGGACGCCGGGTACGCAGGCGCGCCTCCTGTGGACCCAGGGCGCGGGGACCGCCGTCCCGACGACCTCGGGGGCGAGGACCCGGTCGTGCGGACCGGGTCGGCTCGGGCGGCCCTGACCGGTCGGTACTCCGTTCGGTGACCGGTGCACAGCGAGCCGTGACCGCCCCGCTGGGTCGACAAACGGTCAACGTGCAGGTCAGGGGCTCGCGCGAAGATCGACTGTGCACAGCGGGCTCCGTCGTCCACAGGCAGGCCGTTCCACCATCCACCGGGTTGTCCACGTTCTGTGGGTTACCGGCACGCCCTCACCCGACGCTGACCTGCAGGAATGCCTGCGATGTGACCACTGGGACGGAAACGGCACAGGGGTAACTACACCCGTGGAACTCCGTCCCCAGCTGTGTACACAGCTGTGGGAAAAGCGCACGCCACAGCGGCTCGCCGAGCGCTTACTACCCGCCACCCGGAAGCGCAAACCAGCAGCGTGACGGGCCGTTCCCGCGCGTGTCCGGGCGAGTTGTCGACATCCCCACCCCGGGGGACGACCGCAGGAACGCCACAGCCCCCGTCCGTGGGGACGGGGGCTGTGGACGGCCGGCACCGGCTCAGTGGTCGAGGAGCTCCAGGATCGTGGCGTTGGCCATGCCACCGCCCTCGCACATCGTCTGCAGCCCGTACCGGGTGCCGGTGGCCTGCATGTGGTGCACCAGCGTGGTCATGATCCGGGCCCCCGAGGCGCCCAGTGGGTGCCCGAGCGCGATCGCGCCGCCCAGGGGGTTGACCGCGTCGGCTCCGACCCCGATGTCCCGGCACCAGGCGAGCGGCACCGGGGCGAACGCCTCGTTCACCTCGAAGACGCCGATGTCGGTCAGCGCCAGCCCGGAACGGTCCAGCACCTTGCGGGTGGCCGGGATGGGGGCGGTCAGCATGATCACGGGGTCGTCCCCGGCGACGACGGTGGTGTGCACCCGGA
The Modestobacter marinus DNA segment above includes these coding regions:
- the crgA gene encoding cell division protein CrgA — encoded protein: MPKSKVRKKSVYTPPEGVLPTSAARAQSAQPSPRWYAPVMVALMLIGLLWIVVYYVAGDRIPLMTTLGPWNFAIGFGAMVAGLIMSMRWR
- a CDS encoding DUF881 domain-containing protein, with amino-acid sequence MTRSGAPRRFDPWVGLVPVVALAAGLLFATSGKTAQGTDLRGGEVTELSALIEERDSTVAGQQAELAALQLQVQALTDLAASRNGEVAAVQQGAAPGIGSAGLAELTGPGLSIELDDAPRQSSGTTPTEENPDNLVIHQSDVQGVVNALWAAGADGVAIMGQRLVATSAVICVGPTLLLHGRTYSPPYVITAVGEGDAMREELAASPGVQVFQEAADAYGLTFDVEDQDQLTLPAYDGALDMQYASAG
- a CDS encoding serine/threonine-protein kinase, with the protein product MAVRLGSLLAGRYEITAPIATGGMGEVWQARDRTLGRIVAVKVLRSEYTGDSSFLIRFRNEARHTAALSHPNIASVYDYGETTEDGQRLAYLIMEFVEGKPLVTILAERGRLTAEQTLDVLGQAGDGLSAAHAAGMVHRDIKPGNLLVRPDGVVKLTDFGIAYARDAAPLTRTGMVVGTAQYLSPEQAQGHVVTAASDVYSLGVLGYECIAGVRPFDGESQVAIALAQINRPPPPMPADVPWQVRALIERALAKDPAARFPDGAAFASAVRQVAAGGPVPAATAMTQVVGDDGTATTMLPATGPGTTVSPSTAPRTMPPLHGPPVDGDGTGTWTDGDADPHDARRTRLLWAATALALVGLVAAAVFLVLSRSEEPGGSAAPSGTTSPATSAPATTSAAGTIAFDVAGYVGEDADDVAEELEALDLEVRQREATAEELATAGVALAEDAVVTADPARATLAPGERVTLAVAAAAYDPQAGEDAEPSSPPTSAAPTSEAEDEGEDGSGTTPTTATVTATVTRSPTSASNTSSSAPPTSTAPTSTPATSSVEPAPEPTVSPNADAPVSTSASIASTQ
- a CDS encoding peptidoglycan D,D-transpeptidase FtsI family protein; this encodes MNAPLRKVAISVLVLFTLLIVNVNVIQVIRAESLRENPRNTRVLTDEYGRERGAIVVGGNEIASSVETTDTLRYLRTYANGPLYAPVTGFYSVLFGNRGIERAEDDVLSGTDDRLFGRRLADLFTGRDPSGGNVELTLDPAVQEAAMAGLEGRVGAVVALDPSTGAVLGLASTPTYDPNLLSSHDPAAIRAYDEQLDALETDPRVNQAISERYAAGSIFKVVVAAAALATGDYTPDTVIPAPQDYVLPGTDTDLQNFGNEPCSPTGEQPLIEALTISCNTAFAQLGIELGEDALREMAEAFGIDGEERQIPLDVAGSTIGEIDGDAALGQTSIGQLDVALTPMQAAMIAAAVANDGVLMNPYLVESVQAPDLSVLDQTEPEPLSEPFSEEVADQLTAMMTNVVDEGTGRRAQISGVEVAGKTGTAENAGPDHNWFIGFAPAEDPSIAVAVFIRNGGGTGGDISAPIARSVIEAHLQGRG
- the pknB gene encoding Stk1 family PASTA domain-containing Ser/Thr kinase; translation: MTTPQVLGERYEIGGVLGRGGMAEVHRGRDLRLGREVAVKVLRQDLARDPSSQVRFRREAQASASLNHPAIVAVYDTGEDRTATGATPYIVMEYVEGDTLRDVLRRERRLPPERAMSLTADICAALDFSHRNGIVHRDVKPGNVMITPQGTVKVMDFGIARAVSDSAATMTSTAAVIGTAQYLSPEQARGEGVDARSDVYSAGCLLYELVTGTPPFTGDSPVAVAYQHVREDPRTPSSINPEITPELDAILLKAMSKNPANRYQSAADMRADLLRAVAGQRVEATPVMSDAEKTTIIGVTPGGYGNDEWDDGRTEDNRRRNRVIAVVVAVVLLVAAGVGLALALNSGSGEPDAPVVQQVPVPDLVGDPQADAEAEILAAGLTVGTVTREPSTQAEEDTVLSSNPGAGTEVDPEEPVDLVVGGGPNTIAVPNVLGDDQDEAIDRLEGAGFTGSTSTDQVDSLQPAGTVVALDPAPGSQAAPDVSFRLSISTGSITLPDVRRLTEPAAREALVDAGIDNGVIVPNNVERDDATPGTVVDTDPGPRASVSAGETVTLLIAVPTPAEPTPTPTPTPTPTAAATPTATSSTPAAPTGQVTPPAQPTS
- a CDS encoding aminodeoxychorismate/anthranilate synthase component II — protein: MSLPAVRPVLVVDNFDSFVYNLVQYLGQLGVPSVVRRNDAVTVDELPDLDVAGVLLSPGPGTPVDAGVTVPMVQAAADAGLPALGVCLGHQAIAEAFGGVVSRAPELLHGKTSQVVHEGVGVLAGLGSPFNATRYHSLAVESDSVPAELEVTGRTPSGIVMALRHRELPIEGVQFHPESVLTEGGHQLLANWLSGCGLAPDPARVEAAAATARRLSTVTV